In one window of Prevotella sp. E13-17 DNA:
- a CDS encoding restriction endonuclease subunit S, with the protein MAREFKDSGIEWIGQIPKEWEVNKIGNLYQVRNEKVSDKDYPPLSVTMNGIVPQLETAAKTNNGDDRKLVCKGDFAINSRSDRRGSCGVSQYNGSVSLINTILKPRGSMNPQYYNWLFHTELFADEFYRWGHGIVDDLWTTRWQEMKNISIVSPSLSEQQKIADYLDKVCGEVDEMVTLQETMIEELKAYKQSVITEAVTQGLNPNVPMHDSGIDWIGEIPEHWKLEPLKYCFGRRSEKNNPVKTEERLSLSIDKGVTLYAEKTTNLDRFKDDFTQYQLAYPNDIVLNCMNMIVGAVGLSNYMGCVSPVYYVIYPVRQDINPLYYSYLLNIPTIRGVYYSLGKGIYAIERGEGRVNTCRLKVAYNDFGRLDIPVPPIEGQKEIALYIQQKCSEIDSLIALKQAKIEELKEYKKSVIYEYVTGKKEVV; encoded by the coding sequence ATGGCAAGAGAATTTAAAGATAGCGGCATAGAATGGATTGGCCAGATTCCGAAGGAGTGGGAGGTTAATAAGATTGGAAATCTTTATCAGGTTCGTAATGAAAAGGTAAGTGATAAGGATTATCCTCCTTTGTCTGTTACCATGAACGGAATTGTACCACAACTGGAAACTGCTGCAAAAACGAATAATGGTGACGATAGAAAATTGGTATGTAAAGGAGACTTTGCTATCAATAGTCGCTCTGATAGAAGAGGTTCATGTGGTGTTTCTCAATACAATGGTTCCGTTTCTCTGATTAATACGATTTTGAAGCCAAGAGGTTCGATGAATCCCCAGTATTATAATTGGCTATTTCATACAGAGTTATTTGCTGATGAATTTTATAGATGGGGACACGGTATTGTTGATGACTTGTGGACTACAAGATGGCAAGAGATGAAGAATATTTCTATCGTTTCTCCATCATTATCTGAGCAGCAAAAGATAGCGGATTATTTGGATAAGGTGTGTGGTGAAGTGGACGAAATGGTAACTCTGCAAGAAACGATGATAGAGGAACTAAAAGCCTATAAGCAATCCGTCATCACCGAAGCCGTCACTCAAGGCCTTAATCCAAACGTCCCTATGCACGATAGTGGTATTGATTGGATTGGAGAGATACCAGAGCATTGGAAACTTGAACCCTTGAAGTATTGTTTCGGTAGGCGTTCTGAGAAAAACAATCCTGTCAAAACGGAAGAGAGGTTATCATTGTCTATTGACAAAGGTGTAACCCTTTATGCAGAGAAAACAACGAATCTTGATAGATTCAAGGATGATTTTACTCAGTATCAGTTGGCATATCCCAACGATATTGTGCTTAATTGTATGAATATGATCGTTGGTGCTGTAGGTCTTTCTAACTATATGGGCTGTGTAAGTCCTGTCTATTATGTCATATATCCCGTAAGGCAGGATATTAATCCATTGTATTATTCTTATCTACTTAATATCCCAACTATCAGAGGGGTGTATTATAGCTTAGGTAAAGGAATATATGCTATAGAAAGAGGTGAAGGCAGGGTGAATACATGTCGCCTTAAGGTTGCCTATAATGACTTCGGTAGGCTGGACATACCTGTTCCACCAATTGAAGGACAAAAGGAAATAGCTCTGTATATTCAGCAAAAATGCTCCGAAATCGACTCGTTGATAGCTTTGAAGCAAGCGAAGATAGAGGAGTTGAAGGAATATAAGAAGTCTGTAATATACGAATATGTAACTGGTAAAAAAGAAGTTGTATAA
- a CDS encoding YhcG family protein, translated as MGGAEMNEIEQNNQIVSPSVSQSLIQDLRQIIEQARGRVAATANYELTMMYWHIGERINREVLDNQRAEYGKQIVATVARQLQEEFGRKGFDEKSIRRMMQFATLFPDSQIVAPLARQLWWSHFVEVMPLKDELQREFYLTMAASERWSKRTLQAKIDGMLFERTAISGKPDEFIKKELSTLRDDNVMSPDLVFKSPYFLEFTGLKGMYSEKNLEDSLIAHLEQFIIELGNGFSFVARQKRMIIDGQDFYLDLLFYHRRLHRLIAIDLKLGSFKAQYKGQMELYLRWLEAHEMEPGEETPLGLLLCTEGSDEQIELLQLDKAGIKVAKYLTELPPRHVLMQQIQKSLEAAKDRFNNYAEED; from the coding sequence ATGGGAGGAGCAGAAATGAACGAGATAGAGCAGAACAATCAAATTGTGTCACCATCGGTGTCACAATCTCTGATACAAGACTTGCGTCAGATCATAGAGCAGGCACGTGGTCGTGTAGCTGCTACTGCCAATTACGAGCTCACCATGATGTATTGGCATATAGGTGAGCGCATCAATCGAGAAGTACTTGATAATCAGCGTGCTGAGTACGGAAAACAAATTGTCGCGACAGTGGCGCGACAATTGCAAGAAGAGTTTGGTAGGAAAGGATTTGATGAGAAAAGTATCCGTAGAATGATGCAATTTGCCACACTCTTTCCTGATTCTCAAATTGTCGCACCACTGGCGCGACAATTGTGGTGGTCTCATTTTGTGGAAGTTATGCCACTAAAGGACGAACTGCAACGTGAGTTTTATCTGACGATGGCCGCATCTGAAAGATGGAGCAAAAGAACCCTTCAGGCAAAGATCGACGGCATGCTCTTTGAGCGTACAGCCATCAGTGGCAAGCCTGACGAATTCATCAAGAAAGAACTATCCACTCTGCGCGATGACAATGTGATGTCGCCTGACTTGGTTTTCAAGAGCCCTTATTTCCTGGAGTTTACAGGATTAAAAGGAATGTACAGCGAAAAGAACCTTGAAGACAGTTTGATTGCCCACCTTGAGCAATTCATCATTGAGTTGGGCAATGGATTCAGTTTTGTGGCACGTCAAAAACGAATGATCATCGACGGGCAAGACTTTTATCTTGATTTGTTGTTCTACCACCGTCGTCTGCATCGATTGATTGCGATTGATCTAAAGTTGGGTAGTTTCAAAGCACAATACAAGGGCCAGATGGAGCTCTATCTGCGCTGGCTTGAAGCCCACGAGATGGAACCTGGGGAAGAAACACCATTGGGCCTATTGCTATGCACAGAGGGCAGCGATGAACAAATAGAACTGCTGCAGCTCGACAAGGCAGGCATTAAGGTAGCGAAGTATCTTACAGAATTGCCTCCACGCCATGTGCTGATGCAGCAGATTCAAAAGTCATTGGAGGCTGCCAAAGACCGTTTTAACAACTATGCAGAGGAGGACTAG
- a CDS encoding ATP-binding protein, with the protein MIDEKIILQVLAEQQEEIKGYKPQKWVARKEESLFEFDTKMAQVVIGVRRSGKSTICHKVLLERGIRYGYVNLDDDRLAKMTTEDLNTVLSCVYQLYGTDVPYLVLDEIQNVDGWYLFVNRLLRTDMHIFVTGSNAKLLSGELATHLTGRYNEIHLYPFSFSEYCDYHQIDTQSITTKAEADRKRAFMDYIHDGGFPEMQGLRNKRAYVQSLIEAILLKDIKNRFRIRDVDALRKLAHHLINNACQEVNYEELTKELGMSDKTVKNYVDYLAKAFMIQLLTRHSFKSKERIRNPKSYVIDTGMQGNRNNVLAPENLGWRLENVVYIELLRRCAYDFYDVYYYKPDNRAKEIDFVICDKNKVMELIQVAYEIDSQRAYDRETSALIKASGALSCDNLTLIAFSQTRDVEIDGKTIHIISALEWLLK; encoded by the coding sequence ATGATCGACGAGAAGATAATTTTGCAGGTACTGGCTGAGCAACAGGAGGAGATAAAGGGCTACAAGCCACAGAAGTGGGTGGCCCGCAAAGAGGAGTCGCTCTTCGAGTTCGACACCAAGATGGCTCAGGTAGTAATCGGTGTACGTAGAAGTGGTAAATCAACAATTTGCCACAAGGTGCTGCTGGAACGTGGCATCCGTTATGGTTATGTGAACCTGGATGATGACCGACTGGCCAAGATGACGACCGAAGACCTGAATACAGTGCTCTCGTGTGTATATCAGCTGTATGGTACCGATGTGCCTTATCTGGTGCTCGACGAGATACAGAACGTAGATGGGTGGTATCTGTTTGTGAACCGACTGCTACGTACTGATATGCATATATTTGTAACGGGTAGTAATGCCAAACTGCTTAGCGGCGAACTGGCCACACATCTTACAGGCCGTTACAACGAGATACATCTTTATCCATTCTCATTCTCAGAGTATTGCGACTATCATCAGATTGATACTCAGAGCATAACTACCAAAGCCGAAGCCGACCGTAAGCGTGCTTTTATGGATTATATACACGACGGAGGCTTTCCTGAGATGCAGGGTCTTCGCAACAAGCGAGCTTACGTTCAAAGCCTGATAGAAGCTATTCTGCTGAAAGACATAAAGAATCGTTTCAGAATTCGTGACGTGGATGCTTTGCGAAAGCTGGCTCATCATCTCATCAATAATGCATGCCAAGAGGTGAATTATGAAGAGTTGACCAAAGAATTGGGCATGAGCGACAAGACGGTTAAAAATTATGTTGACTATCTTGCCAAGGCTTTTATGATACAGCTCCTTACACGTCACTCTTTTAAGAGCAAGGAGAGAATACGCAATCCTAAATCATATGTCATAGATACAGGAATGCAGGGAAATAGAAACAACGTGCTGGCTCCTGAAAATCTGGGATGGAGATTGGAGAACGTAGTATATATAGAATTACTTAGGCGTTGTGCTTATGATTTTTATGATGTATACTACTATAAGCCAGACAACAGAGCTAAAGAGATTGATTTTGTGATATGCGACAAGAATAAAGTAATGGAGTTGATACAGGTGGCTTATGAGATTGACAGCCAGCGTGCTTACGATCGTGAAACATCAGCACTCATAAAGGCATCTGGCGCTCTCTCATGTGACAATCTCACCCTAATAGCATTCTCGCAAACGCGCGACGTGGAGATTGACGGAAAAACAATACATATCATTTCGGCATTGGAATGGTTGTTAAAATAA
- a CDS encoding class I SAM-dependent DNA methyltransferase yields the protein MSTEELQKRTTVNIQEKANLIWAIADKLVGTYKPHEYGNVILPMCVIKRFSDTLAPTKQAVLDANALCEQRGLAVRKGFLTTASGYDFYNVSPFTFEGLLSDADNIADNFRSYLNHFSENVVDIIEKFDFDKEITKLDHNGILYNVIQEFCSKKAYMGADEISAVDMGYIFEELVRKFSESYDEQAGAHFTARDIIYMMAELLVAPQREQLEQEGVTATVYDMAMGTSQMLDCLSEKLLAIDPDAQITEFGQELNEQTFAIAKANVLIKGGDAENMRHGNTLSDDKFEGYTFDYIISNPPFGIEWKNEKKTVEEEHKRGDMGRFAPGLPAIGDSQQLFMLNGIAKLKDTGRMAIIQNGSPLFKGDAGSGESNIRGYLLDNDWLEAIVQIPNDMFYNTGIATYIWVVTKDKAPERVGKVQLIDASKCCEKRRKSLGNKRNEFTDRCIDLISKAYMAFENGTYEDGELVVESKIKDCDDFKFTKVAIKLPEKKKDTENVPFKEDIEAYMQKNVYPYAPEAKVDIKASKIGYEIPFTREFYKYVAPRKSDEIFAHLQELEKQETALMAKIMGR from the coding sequence ATGAGTACAGAAGAATTACAGAAACGAACAACCGTCAATATACAGGAGAAAGCCAACCTTATTTGGGCCATTGCCGATAAACTGGTGGGTACCTATAAGCCCCACGAGTATGGCAATGTCATCCTGCCCATGTGTGTGATTAAGCGCTTCTCTGATACACTGGCACCTACCAAACAAGCGGTGCTCGATGCTAATGCCCTTTGCGAACAGCGAGGCTTGGCAGTAAGGAAAGGCTTCCTGACTACAGCCTCAGGCTATGATTTCTATAACGTGTCGCCATTTACATTCGAGGGCTTGCTTTCTGATGCAGATAACATTGCAGACAACTTCCGTAGTTATCTGAACCACTTTTCAGAGAATGTAGTGGATATCATCGAGAAGTTCGACTTCGACAAGGAAATCACCAAGCTCGACCACAATGGCATCCTCTATAATGTTATCCAGGAGTTCTGCAGCAAGAAAGCCTATATGGGTGCCGACGAGATTAGCGCAGTAGATATGGGATACATCTTCGAAGAGTTGGTACGCAAGTTCTCTGAGAGTTACGACGAGCAGGCAGGAGCCCACTTCACGGCTCGTGACATCATCTATATGATGGCCGAACTCTTGGTGGCACCACAGCGCGAGCAGTTGGAACAAGAAGGCGTAACGGCTACCGTCTATGATATGGCGATGGGAACAAGCCAGATGCTTGACTGCCTCTCAGAGAAGCTATTGGCGATTGACCCTGATGCACAGATTACTGAGTTTGGTCAGGAGCTGAACGAACAGACATTTGCCATTGCCAAGGCCAACGTGCTCATCAAGGGTGGTGATGCAGAGAATATGCGCCATGGCAACACCCTGAGCGACGATAAGTTTGAGGGCTATACCTTCGACTACATCATCTCAAATCCTCCTTTCGGTATCGAATGGAAGAACGAGAAAAAGACCGTAGAGGAAGAACATAAGCGTGGCGATATGGGTCGCTTTGCACCAGGTTTGCCAGCCATTGGCGACAGCCAGCAGTTGTTTATGCTGAATGGCATTGCCAAGCTGAAAGATACAGGCCGTATGGCCATTATTCAGAATGGTTCACCATTGTTTAAGGGCGATGCAGGTAGTGGCGAGAGTAATATCCGAGGCTATCTGCTGGATAACGACTGGCTCGAAGCTATTGTGCAGATTCCTAACGATATGTTCTACAATACAGGTATTGCCACTTATATCTGGGTGGTTACAAAAGACAAAGCACCAGAGCGAGTGGGCAAGGTGCAACTGATTGACGCCAGCAAGTGCTGCGAAAAGCGTCGCAAGTCGCTGGGCAACAAGCGCAATGAGTTTACCGATCGTTGCATTGACCTGATAAGCAAGGCTTATATGGCCTTCGAGAATGGTACGTATGAGGATGGCGAACTGGTGGTTGAGAGCAAGATTAAGGATTGCGACGACTTTAAGTTTACCAAGGTAGCTATTAAACTTCCTGAGAAGAAGAAGGATACAGAGAATGTGCCCTTCAAGGAGGATATCGAGGCTTATATGCAGAAGAATGTCTATCCTTATGCGCCAGAGGCTAAGGTAGATATAAAAGCCAGCAAGATTGGTTATGAAATACCTTTCACCCGCGAGTTCTACAAGTATGTGGCTCCTCGCAAGAGCGACGAAATCTTTGCCCACCTGCAGGAACTGGAGAAACAGGAAACTGCGTTGATGGCTAAAATCATGGGACGTTAA